Below is a genomic region from Acidobacteriota bacterium.
CCGTGCTCTGGCCCCCATAGGAATTGGATTGCCGAGGAGCGGAAATATGGACCCCCTGGTATTTACCGATCCTGCCGTCGTCCCCACCGAGGAGGCGCTCTTCGCCCTCATCGGTCCCCGCCGGGCGCAGTGGAAAAGCCTGCTGGCGGGAATGTCGGAACGGTTTCCCGAGGCGGCGGGGGAGTGGCACTATTACCGCGACGGAAAGAGCTGGCTCTACAAGATGGTCCGGAAGAAAAAGACCCTCTACTGGGCCGGCGTCGACGCCGACACCTTCCGCGTAACCTTCTATTTCGGCGACAGGGCGGAACCGTTGATCGAGAAGAGCCCGCTGCCCGAGTCGATCAAGGAGGAGTTCAGGACCGGGAAGCGTTTCGGGCGGATCCGCGCCGTCTCCATGAAGGTCCTGACCGCGCGCGACGTGGACCACGCCCTCCTCCTGGCGGAGATCAGGCCAGGATCTGAGCCAGCCGGCGGCCGG
It encodes:
- a CDS encoding DUF3788 family protein yields the protein MDPLVFTDPAVVPTEEALFALIGPRRAQWKSLLAGMSERFPEAAGEWHYYRDGKSWLYKMVRKKKTLYWAGVDADTFRVTFYFGDRAEPLIEKSPLPESIKEEFRTGKRFGRIRAVSMKVLTARDVDHALLLAEIRPGSEPAGGRSYGAR